AttgccaagaagggaagttttcaattcaaaatcatgtggtcactgtCTAAAGAAGCACGTAGTGAACGCAGAAAGACTCCAGAAAAAGAAACCCAGGTAAGGACATGggtttttcccttaatgtagagacacccacaATCTCTCTGAACTATTTGGTTGACTGCTAAGAAGCAAAACTGATGTACAGTCAAGTTCTCCAACTGAACTAGTTCATGGAGTGGTCTGCTGAATATGTGTTGGAAGTATTTCACTGCATGATTGCTGTAGGAGGTAAGCATGCAAACCCATTGAAATCTCAGAAGCACAGATGGCACTAAAGCAGAGGCTCCAGCCATGGGAGGcagaggtgcagagagagaggggggagagagagagagaggaaggaaggaggtggCATATGCCAACTCATGGAAAAAAGCATCACAAAGTCTTGAGCACTGCCATTCCACCCTTATCTAAAAATGGGTCCACTACCTGTTATCAGCTCCCGAGGGTATAAAGCGAGAAAAAGAGAAGGACCGCAGCCTCTCCATCAACAGGTAGGCATGCCACAGAGTTCCATGAAATTATAGTTCACTCAAGCTATAGGTTAATTTGGTCCAACTCCTGCTGAAGGGTTTAACCCCAAtgtatacaacaacaacaacggagcaGCAGCATGCAGGATTAAGTATCCTGATCAACACCTAAGGGCCATTCTGCAAGCATATCAGGAGGCAGAAACCTTCAGCTAATGGGCATGCTTTACTTGCCACCGATTTGCATTGGTTTTGCGGATGACAACTTCTACAATCATAATACATGTGGGCCCAAAGACTCTAACAATGAGTCAAGAGCACTAGACTGTTGTTGGAAACAGTAACCATGTTTACATCATCCAAATGATTTTAGAGTGTTCACCATCTCAGTTTCTGGACCCTGACCTGACCTATTCCCTAAATTTTAATCTTGGAATGAAGCTGATGATaggaggagaaagggagaagagagggtACCCATTCTTAAAATGTCACATACGTTAAAAACTGCCTTTTTACTTGCTCTTTCTGAGCTGAAGGCGGATGTAGAGAGAACAACACCCCATATTTTGATAGTGAAACACATATACTGAAAATATACTGGAAAAGCCATCAAATCCTTTTAGATTACACACACATGCCTCCAATTCTACTACATGCACAGTCAACAAATAAAGCTGAACTTCTCCGGAAGTCCACCCTCCTCAGCCTTGCTCTTCCCTCTGCTCCACAGTGAACAGTGCCAGCAGGATGGGAAACAGAACCAAAAGGGAACAAAAAATAAGGGTCTGGTCTTTGTTACCATCTTCCTGTGTGGGAGAATCATCCTCTTCCTCCATGACGTCATTGCCCTGCCACAAAAGAGGGCAAATCATGAATATGAAAAAAGAAAGGGCTTCTCATGCATTGAGGAAGACAGAAACTGAGATATCAGAGCTGGGTTCCCACCTTCAAGCGGACAGTGGAGAAGCTATCTTCTatgtcaggggtgagcaacttatgatatttggccttcaactcctatcagccctagtttgcatagccaatggcaagcaATAATGGGAGTCAAAAGCCAAAACATCTCAAgagccgcaagttgcccacccctgttctatgtCATTTCTCTGCAAGAAATTTCCATAAATATAGCATACAGGCCTGAAACCCATGGGAGTTTTGCTGAGCTGTGCCATTACAGATTATAGGTGGGGGAATGCAGGTTTGAATGTTCTTCTATAGTCAAAACCCTTTGGTCAATGTGCCATTCTGTCTCAGTATTAAGTTGTGGTCATTTAGGCCACAAACTCTAGTTAGCTCCCACACACTTCTAGCAGTTATCCAGGAGAAAGGGTGGTTAACATAGAAGGGCCAAGCACAAGACGTTCTCATCCAGGCTTGATTAATGGAACGCAAGCTGAGACACTCTGCGAAACTCAGTAGGATGTGACTTTGATCATTAGAAAGCCATCACTGATGCCCATGGGCCTTGAGGTTCGGACTGTTTGTTCCTAGTTCCCAAGCAAAGAACTGTTCTGCTACATCAAAAAGCAATAGGACCCTAAAGAATATGCTCAGCTAACAACTCTGCTCACAAAGATCCAGATTAGTCCAGCCAAACTGTTCACTCATTGGGCCAGAATATTTCGTGCATCCCATTGTTTTGAGTTACAAATTGCTTCACTGAGTGGTTCCCAGTTCCTTCATCAACTCCTCCGTCATCACATGACCCACGTGGGATCCTGCTCATCACCTGATTACTGCTCCTTAGAATAACCTTAGCTACCCAATCCACAGCATTTTCTGActacaacattttattttatccctTGGTCCCAACctgctttatttttctctctctcttttggatgCCTTAGTATTTGGGTCCTCAAAACAAGAGTTTGTACAGAAAGAGTACCTCTGTCGACTTTTACCTCAAAGTCACCCATTCCCTTCAGGCCCCATATGTTAAACAGACTTTTAGAGATGGAGATTTACCTCTGCATCTCGCTCCTCTGCTGAGATACTGACAAAGTTTGCATCTGGAGATTCAACAGGGGTTGTTGactaagagaaggaaagagaagagaCTCGGACTTACTGGTGAGTTTCCTGTAGGGACATGCTATGATCATCTGGCAAATTGCACCAGTGGTATCAACCCCAACAGCCCCCATACTTCCTAATTTTTTAATCTCTCACTTGCTTTTTACCTCTTCCCTCAAATCGGTATGTGAAGAAGTCAGCCTGGCTGTCACTTACTCAGTTTCTGTCACTCCTAGGCAATGCATGCTTGGTCACATCCAACAGCCACAAACACCTTTACTGCCATCTTGAATGTCAGATGTGTCTCAGCTGCACTGGATTCAACCCGAGCACAAAAATGGCttgaattactttttaaaaaacccatgcgTGCAGGAATTTTAGAAAATGTCAAGAACTATATGAAGTGCTTTGACTGCCCTGAACATATGCTTATATCAGCCTTCAacatctggtgtcctccagatgtgttggtttgcaactcccatcattgccagcatggccactgggaacgatgggagttgcagcccaacacatctggggggggggggctgccttagACAATGCTGACTTTCATCGATGACATGAACTACTACCCTCATCCCCAAATCCAACAGTTCCTGCACTTGCACCTTGATCACCTTTATAGGGCTTGCCGTACTTACGTCTCCTTCTGAAGGTATCCCGCTGGCAACAGCAGGGGATGGGATCATGTCTCCCTCTTCCTCCGTGCCGGGAGCTACATAGGAGCCTGACATGGAAGACATGGTGTCAGTGCTGATTTCAGAATGCTGGCTTTGGGAGGAGGCCATGGACATGACTGACTGTGCCAGGCTGCTGCTAACGGGATCTAAGGAAAGAGGGGAGGGTGCAGGCAACACATGGTCAAGGAGGCTGGTTATAAGGAGACGTGTTTGCTGATTGTTGTTGCGGTTTGTGTTTTACGTTTGGCTGCCTCAAGCATCGTTTGCTGGAAAGATGGTGTAAACTTTAAGAAACCAAACCTTAACGAGCTCCCAAGATCCAGGCCAACCTTTTCTCCTGAATAATCCAGTTCCTCATTCTGTTGTGTGCTGAAACGAGCTATTAGGTTATAtgacttttttttccccttcctgctgCTTTAATAACGCATCTGGCTCCCACGCATGTGTCCTTGGACAGTTTATGAATGCTCCCTGTAGCTCGAACCCTCCTGATAAATCCACTTATCCATCTATTTGTGCTGCTGCCCAAGCTAATAGCAACAGTATGGTTCGCTATTAGTTGATTAGCACAATTTCCAGGAAAACAGGAGACCAATGCGACGCATCtgcaaaaccattttttaaagagCTGGTATACATGTTGGATGTGCATCTGACCCTTGTCATCGACCCTGAACACAGCCTATGTAGACTTTCCCCTCTGCCAAGAAAGACAGCAAGATGGTGGAGAACAAGACCAGGGGTTTGTGGAAAGCCCTCAAAATGCTTGGCAAGGAGGCTCTTGGTGACATGCCTCAAGAATCAGGGCAAGTGACCCTTTCCTATAGTACCTTCTGGGGAAGAGATAGTAGAGGAGAGAGGAGTTCCTGTACATGAAGACTGGTCTATTGCTCCTGAGGAGGATAATGTAAGGTTTTCACTCTCTGGCGTCACACCACATTCCtgaaaaacatgaaaaatatTGTCATTTACAATGAAGCAACTATTAGCGTGAGCTGGGCGTTAAGTCTTGCTGTTAGAGATAGGCAAACTCTCCCAAGCTTGTCTCAGATTAATCTAGGAAAGATCAGACATTTTctgaaaataaaaccaaaagatCTCGAATCATTCCCTCAAGGCAGCCCAAAGTTAGCCATTTAAAATGGCCCTAAGCAATGTAACTAAATGGCCTACATCCATCACATTGCATAGGGGCAATTTTAAGAGGCACGTGGGAGCTTTTGGCAGTGAAGCAAGCTGAACCTGAGAAGAATTCCAGGCTTGTAAAACTTCGCTCTTCTTCAGCTTTTATGAGCCCTTGAAGTTCTTTTCCAAGCCTGACTTGGAAGAACTTCATCAGTATTCCCCTCTACTTTCCATGAGTGGCTACCAAAGCCATTTGGTTTAACTCCTAGGATCTCTGAAGTGCAAAGTGTACAATCTGTTCCTCCTAATCTGTGTTCTACACAACTAATCTGCAAGGGACGGGGGAACTGAGGAAGAAGCAGAGGTGGTGTCTGAACAAAGACCTTTCAAAACAAACAATCACCTCCTCATGAGGACGAGGAGACTTCTTCCTGGAAATCCTTATTTCAGATTCACTGCAGGTCTTCTCGTCCTCCTCTTCATGTAGtactgaggaattctgggagattGACCTGGTGAAAAAAAGCAGCCTAATAGAGACTTGTTCTAGTATAAATCaaatgggaggagggaaaaagggCTCTGGAAGAGCTACAAGTCACCATACAAAACACAAGTGCCTATTCACAGCTGGCTAGGTACATCAGAAAGGCAGTTTCACCGGGGCAGGAGACATAGACgccagtgcagaatgcagcagctcaatTACTGACTGGGGTGCCTTACTGCATACATATCAGACCTGCGCTAAAGaggtacactggctgccaatctgCTACAGAGCTAGGTTTAAGGtattggtattaacattcaaagccctaccCAACCAGAACCAGGGCACCTTATGGAACATCTCCCCCTATACCAACCTCCCAGGCCACTATGATCTTCACGGGAGGCTCTGTTGTCCATGACGCAGCCTACACTTTTACTTTTGGCTGTCATCTAAAGATGGGCCTGTGGTGGCGCCTGCCCTGTGAAATGATCCCTCCTCTGAGGTACATCAGGCCTTGTGACTGGCATGTTTTAGACATTTACTGGAAACGTATCTGTTTACCTTTGCCTTTTCTCAAGCCCTGAGCTATCTTTGAACTAATCTCTAatataatacttttatttatttatttttgtattgtttattgtttacttattgttgtaaactgctaTGGGATTTGTTCAATGAGAAGCAGTGTATAAAATTACCATCCTCCTCCTCAACGGACAAGGATACCAGCCACCAGACTTTGCAGTGTGGCAAGGAGACTTCAGCAGGCCACTTACTTGGACAGGCTCTTCTTCAACTTGAGTCCTTGGCTACCACAATCCGACAAGCGGTCAAGGGGAGACAGTGTCCGGACAGGAGGCAGATGGCTGTCACTGCCATACGAAGGCAGTATTCCTGTCACGTGGCTATCCCCAAGCACATGGAGCGGAAGGGCTGCTGGAGATGGAGTGAGAGGCCCATTAAGGGCTTCCAGGAGGGAGACCACCTCATAGCCAGGAGGGATGTTCTCTGAAGACTAGAAGAACCAGAGGTGGAGGTGAGAAGGGCGCTCTGCTTAGTATCAAACATAGCTTTCACAAGGGAGCTCAAGACAGAACAGAAAGCTCCAGACTCTTCCAAAGCGAATCTGACTTGTAGGAAAAATTGAGACTGAGAACACTGATGGAAGAGGTGCTTATTTCACATAAAGTTGCTTAATGTGCATTCTTTATTCAGGACTGGATAATTTGGATTTCTTAACTTGGGAAGTTTTGGCAAGaagaagatattattattattattattattattattattattattatttctataccatcccatagttaaagctgtccgggcggtttacaacaattcatcaaaatacaaaattcaacgtaataaaaatagtctaaaaaatttaacatagaaaaattaaaacaacgtaAACACCTAAAAACAATTTGAGATTGAGGTTGTATGGCTATAAGACGAGTACAGAGCTATGGAGAACATAGAagccacatgcacacatgcaattATTCAAATAAACCTCCATTGTCATGAGGATACAATGCATGCTGTTATCCTAAACATAAAAAATCTGGCCTAGCTCACTCAGGGTGCTTAGAGAGCCACCACCGtgccccattcacagaattttacaggggatccagacGTTGGGTTCTTCTACTCATAAACCTCCTTTGTTTTCTTACCGCTTCTTCTGTCTATTTCAttattgcagaaaatccattaagaggaagagagagaaaaaggaatagctgcacaatgttaTGCAGTTCGTAGTGCTAgaagccctccgtctggaagcaccctcataCTGCAGAGGCAGCAGTAAATTTGTTCTTGGATCATATTCCTTCGGACTGTGTATTTGGGAGATTCACACTGTCGAATTATTTCCccatgggggaaaactgcatgcacacacaacaaGGGATATGTTGGAGAAGCGTGCGCTTGAATTCTTCTCCCCAACATAGAGCTTTCTAAGTGGAaagctctttaaaaataaaatcaataattgAGGAGCATTTAATGATGCTATATTCCATCTGGAGGCTGAACCAATattccaaaaaacaaacaaaaaaacaacaaccctcatcTACTCTCGATGTGAAGTAGGCCCTAGATGCCAAGGAATCCCAGTTCTCTGCTACATTGATACAAGATCTGCACTAAATTCTGGGCATGCAGAAGAATGGCAGGAGACAAACATCCCAATCTATGAAGGTGCATCTGGGACAGAATAGACTGCAAGATAGAGCCTTAAATGCCTCCATCACCAAGAGGTCTTCCAGACCACCAGTTCCTCTGTTCTCACCCATGGCTTCTGGCTCAAGGcctttatttgctttattttcaCCAGGATACCAAAGTCATCTGAAGGAAAGATGGCCAACTGCTCTTTACTTCTTTCTCACTTGGAGTCCATAGGTGTAAGTTAAATTTTTAATAAACGAAGATAGAAATGATGTGTTCATATTCTTTTCAAACTACAGTGCTTGTTATAAATTTATTGAGTAAATTGAATTGCTATAACAAATTGAAAATAACCCATATTTGTAGATGTACATGCCTTATTTTGCTaataattgtgggggggggaatcattctTGAAAAGCATCACTACATTGTCTCTCTTTCATCCTAATACAATTTGTTCGGTCAGATGGTATATTCATGTCATTAGTTTTCCATTCATTAGGCAACAGAAGGTACCAGAAACACTCCTCCTTCCCTACCACGGTGAGCATATATTGTAAGCATGTGGTGGACGTGCACTGGAGAACATGGTAAATCATTGCCCCCTCCCACAATGGCCACCTCCACTTGCAAATGCAGTCCTTCACACTTCGCAGACACCAATATACACACTGTAAACGTGCTTTCTGCAAAAAATGAGGTTGGGCTCTGACTTGCCTTATACATTTTCCAGTGTCTTTGGACACACCTGGACTTCCTGCTCCTGACTATGATTTGGTGGCCACATAACTGCCAGTGGCACATTTCCCTGGGTTCCCCAACAGTTGCTAGTTCagaggtgcagaatctcaggtgTGGTGGCTAAATCCAGCCCACTTGGGATCCCAATCAGGCCCTCAGGGGttttccagatggccacacctccttcccctggctccacccccttcccctaaaCCATCAActgttgggtggtttcccagcttttgtgcagtgttttctccattctaacgggttgaaatgtctctcctaaggcttacttactgggagtaagagctttatgctaaataCACTGGTATTTTTAGGTATTTTTAGTGGTAACCTCCCCTTTTGTCTTTGGTCGAATcagccactggaatgtggccgagagcttctccgaaatggaattcagtccttgaGCTGAAATAGGTTAAACACCCTGCACTAGTTGAATTGGCCCATAATAGCCTCTGTGCAGCTATGCCACGGGGAAGGCTTTTAATCCTGAAAGTTAAAAGAAAGCCACTGTGCCTGACTCTTCTGCAAGAAACCATTTCGCAGCCCAAAAGACCAGTTGAGCAAAGACAGGACAGTCTTGGAACTGTCGGCACACCAATACTAACCGAGTGCTCCTCCGAGTCTGATGTCTGGGAGGCGATGATAGGGTTGAAGCCGGTTGGGGAAAGAGGTCCAAGTTTTTTTCTCATGGCTCTGATCTGCAGCAAGGCCCGAAACGCTGCATGAgaagagattggggtgggggtggggggatgttagCAGCTTCCAAAAACATCCAATTTACAAGGACAGAGCTTGTTCTTAATGGTTTCTTTTGATGAAACGTTGGGCTATAATGGGCAATGACCACCAAAACTACTGAAATAAGATATGAAGCAAGGATTGGCTGCAGTTCTTTATGCTCTAATGATAGTACACTCCAACAAATAAAGCTTTAccacaaatgaaataaatttagCACGCTGAATGGCACAATGTTAAATTTACCAAAGTTAGAGGATCGAACAGGATAAGCTATTGATTTTCTAGAGAGAGTGAAGACTACCCACTTTGGCCCCACATCAAGATGTAAGTGAGCTCGGGGACTTACGTAACCTGCAGATGGGGCAATTGTTGGCTTGGTAACGCAGGGTATCAGCACAGGTGTTGCAGAGGCAAAGATGGCGGCAAGGTAAGATCAAGGTATCCCGGACATCCGAGAGGCAGACCACACATTCTGCACTATTGTCGCTCACCTCATCTTCTGCcacctggatggggaagcaaagcaCCTGCAATCTTACTTGACCATAATGGGTGGGTATCGACATTCAAACATTTCCATGATGAACTTTAATATAGGGAGAGGGCTGTTTAGGCAGGTTTACAACAACATGGGAGAAAACAGCAAAATCTGGACACCGTAGCCAAGTTGATGCTAAAAATTAATTAACTGAAAATTTTGCGATAGCAGCACTCCAAGACTGGTTTtcatttacaaaaacaaaagtcTGGTTGTGTCCAACATGGGAATTGCCCTGCAGCTCCAGAACTCACCTTGGAATCTTGAGTATTGTATTTGTTTTCTATTCCATAGATCTCCTGAAGCAGGTAACTCACTCCATccacctaa
This window of the Elgaria multicarinata webbii isolate HBS135686 ecotype San Diego chromosome 3, rElgMul1.1.pri, whole genome shotgun sequence genome carries:
- the RNF157 gene encoding E3 ubiquitin ligase RNF157, translated to MGALTSRQNAGVEEVDIPSNSIYRYPPKSGSYFASHFIMGGEKFDSTHPEGYLFGENSDLNFLGNRPVAFPYAAPPPQEPVKTLRSLINVRKDTLRLVKCTEEVKTPGEEVSKAKVHYNVEFTFDTDARVAITIYYQATEEFQNGVVSYIPKDNSLQSETVHYKRGVCQQFCLPSHTVDPSEWTEEELGFDLDREVYPMVVLAVVDEGDEHMGHCHVLLATFEKHADGSFCVKPLKQKQVVDGVSYLLQEIYGIENKYNTQDSKVAEDEVSDNSAECVVCLSDVRDTLILPCRHLCLCNTCADTLRYQANNCPICRLPFRALLQIRAMRKKLGPLSPTGFNPIIASQTSDSEEHSSSENIPPGYEVVSLLEALNGPLTPSPAALPLHVLGDSHVTGILPSYGSDSHLPPVRTLSPLDRLSDCGSQGLKLKKSLSKSISQNSSVLHEEEDEKTCSESEIRISRKKSPRPHEEECGVTPESENLTLSSSGAIDQSSCTGTPLSSTISSPEDPVSSSLAQSVMSMASSQSQHSEISTDTMSSMSGSYVAPGTEEEGDMIPSPAVASGIPSEGDSTTPVESPDANFVSISAEERDAEGNDVMEEEDDSPTQEDGQRTGAYLGMECDNNNDIGNASVKALDNKLCSEACLPGIQASADNSLNHSQTLRHHFSANNIDLEYDEDLQCMLGPLCPR